The following proteins come from a genomic window of Triticum aestivum cultivar Chinese Spring chromosome 6A, IWGSC CS RefSeq v2.1, whole genome shotgun sequence:
- the LOC123128701 gene encoding uncharacterized protein, whose amino-acid sequence MVEPLMGEVTFFNYQVILRFQDVLYLPIVGSLCRMANKGNPGAKRKKKQEAGGQKNQEAGGEKKQGAGGKKKPTLHCLALEEERGCKKFNEYMQELANKSPGKDICVVEPSRGDTQTPGEALLIEEAQTAILRVIHLYMDEIEEGWCFSTVSESNTVVTNQDIPKILKDNRVRATAETVTKCVTGLAEMLKRVVMDSSPSYRQDPNINKELRHLLGLIRRYKFRACTFLIKYHAATVPLINRLILFIMIYDHTVEILRRTDPKAYNTVMTSLDCPANWDNLVRSNNFLLMYYDCGKYDPQATTDGTDPVLEPLKFLRNCPSHAMRHSFSRDGVAFCRFDLARAQYQRFPEVMVSMQTSLHSLGELQALGTQYLFPAKIKVTPKGPES is encoded by the exons ATG GTTGAGCCTCTAATGGGGGAAGTGACGTTCTTCAATTATCAAGTCATTTTGCGATTTCAAGATGTATTATACTTACCTATTGTTGGTTCCTTATGCAG GATGGCAAACAAAGGTAATCCCGgagcgaagaggaagaagaagcaggaggcTGGCGGGCAGAAGAATCAGGAAGCTGGAGGGGAGAAGAAGCAGGGGGCTGGCGGGAAGAAGAAGCCGACCCTGCACTGCTTGGCACTTGAGGAGGAGAGAGGATGTAAAAAGTTCAATGAATATATGCAAGAACTGGCTAACAAGTCCCCTGGAAAAGATATATGCGTGGTTGAGCCATCTCGCGGGGATACACAAACACCTGGTGAAGCACTGCTAATTGAAGAGGCCCAGACAGCAATCCTCAGAGTCATTCATCTATATATGGACGAAATCGAGGAAGGCTGGTGCTTCAGCACAGTCAGCGAGAGCAATACAGTCGTCACAAATCAAGACATTCCTAAGATTCTGAAAGATAATCGGGTGAGAGCAACAGCGGAAACAGTTACCAAATGCGTGACTGGTTTAGCTGAAATGCTTAAGAGGGTTGTCATGGATTCGAGCCCATCCTACCGACAGGATCCTAATATCAACAAGGAGCTGCGTCACCTCCTTGGTTTGATACGCAGATACAAGTTCAGGGCATGCACATTTTTGATCAAGTACCATGCAGCTACAGTTCCTCTAATCAACAGACTGATTCTCTTCATTATGATCTATGATCATACTGTAGAGATTCTAAGGCGCACTGACCCTAAGGCGTATAACACAGTAATGACGAGTCTTGACTGCCCAGCAAATTGGGACAATCTTGTGAGAAGTAATAACTTTCTTCTGATGTACTACGACTG TGGAAAGTACGATCCACAGGCGACTACTGATGGTACAGACCCAGTACTGGAGCCTTTGAAGTTCCTCAGGAACTGCCCATCACATGCGATGCGACATAGCTTTTCTCGAGACGGGGTTGCATTTTGCAGGTTTGATCTTGCAAGAGCTCAATATCAGAGGTTTCCTGAGGTCATGGTATCAATGCAGACGAGTTTGCATTCGCTGGGGGAACTCCAAGCCTTGGGAACGCAATATCTGTTCCCTGCAAAGATAAAAGTGACGCCCAAAGGGCCTGAATCCTGA